A genome region from Melospiza melodia melodia isolate bMelMel2 chromosome 26, bMelMel2.pri, whole genome shotgun sequence includes the following:
- the NECAP2 gene encoding adaptin ear-binding coat-associated protein 2: MAAEAEEEYESVLCVKPAVLVYRVPPRASNRGYRAAEWQLDQPAWSGRLRITAKGSTAFIKLEDKSSGELFAQAPVEQFPGIAVEGVTDSSRYFVIRIEDGNGRRAFIGVGFVDRGDAFDFNVALQDHFKWVRQQSELARQAQDLEQGPKLDLGFKEGQTIKLNIANMKKKEGGTGSTRPRPAVPGSLSLLPPPPGGKSSSGERPAPLPTPAQLPGTPITDSLLSWPQPTAAPAADVWGDFAKASGSASSQAQGNTGWVQF, translated from the exons ATGGCGGCCGAGGCAGAGGAGGAGTACGAGTCGGTGCTGTGCGTGAAGCCGGCGGTGCTCGTGTACCGGGTGCCGCCGCGGGCCTCCAACCGCGGCTACAG ggccGCCGAGTGGCAGCTGGACCAGCCCGCCTGGAGCGGCCGCCTGCGGATCACGGCCAAGGGCAGCACGGCCTTCATCAAGCTGGAGGACAAGAGCTCGG GAGAGCTCTTTGCCCAGGCTCCTGTGGAGCAGTTCCCCGGCATCGCTGTGGAGGGCGTGACGGACTCCAGCCGATACTTTGTCATCCGCATTGAAGATGGGAACG gcCGCCGGGCGTTCATCGGGGTTGGCTTTGTGGACCGAGGGGATGCCTTTGACTTCAACGTGGCTCTCCAGGACCACTTCAA GTGGGTGAGGCAGCAGAGCGAGCTGGCCCGGCAGGCCCAGGACCTGGAGCAGGGACCCAAACTGGATCTGGGCTTCAAGGAGGGACAAACCATCAAGCTCAACATTGCT aacatgaagaaaaaagaaggagggacagggagcacCAGGCCACgtcctgcagtgcctgggagTCTGAGCTTGCTCCCACCACCCCCTGGAGGAAAATCCAGCTCTGGGGagcgcccagccccgctccccacGCCTGCCCAGCTCCCAGGAACCCCCATCACAG ACTCCCTGTTGTCCTGGCCTCAgcccactgctgctcctgctgctgatgTCTGGGGAGACTTTGCCAAAGCTTCAGG GTCAGCTTCCAGCCAGGCTCAGGGGAACACTGGCTGGGTTCAGTTCTGA